Part of the Papio anubis isolate 15944 chromosome 6, Panubis1.0, whole genome shotgun sequence genome, GGATATTTGGACAGCACTGGAAAGGACCTGGGTAAAGATGGTGACTGTGTGCACAGTAGGAATGGTAGGGCGGTGGTGTGGTGGGAAAATGAATCCTGTGGCTGGGGTGAAGTCGGCTCTGAAGGCCTGAGCAGTCCTAAGCAGGAAAGTGTTGCAAGTGGAAGGGACAGAATAAGTGTTGCCTATGGCACCTGTAACATTCACTACACCAAAATCCAAAGGTGGCTTAAAAACAGAGTCTTTAGATGTGCTGGCTAGGGTGGTGGGCATGACCACAGTGGTGGCCTTGACCAGGCCATGGAAATGATGGGTAGAAGCATGAGTAAATGGAGGAGGGGTCTGCTTGGAGGAGAAAGGAGCTATCATGGGCATAGTTTTAAGTGGATCTATGCTGCCAAAGATAGGCTTGAAGGTAGGAGTTAAGGTGCCCTGAGTTGTTGAGAGGGAAGAGCTTAAAGACGCTGCAGCTGTGACTGAAATTTTGGAATATGAGGAGCCTCCAATCTCGCTATTGCGCAGGGGCCCCAAAATCGGTTTTAACATGAGGTGAACAGAAGTTGCATCAGGAGGTGCAGATGCGGAAAGATGGGGAGTTGGGCTACTCACCATTCCAAGCAAAGTACTTTGGATGGTGGGTGGTGCAGGTGGGTCTGGGGGCATGGGAGACCTGTCAGCCTGAAAGGTTGAAGGCAGCCAGATGGTGTCAGTAACTGGTGATGTGGGAGAGGTGGGGGTCAGCAGGATGAAAGTAGCTGTGGGCTTTGAGTCTGGAGAGGTGCCTGGAAGGAGCTCTGACTGTGAGCACCCTGGTGGGGTTGGTAGGCTGGGTGTCTTCAAAGGAGAATGGGCCACACTGGTTGCCTCTCCGGTGGACTGTGGGGAGGTCAGTGGACCTAGAGACTTCTGCATTTTTGTTAAGTTTTGCAACTGAGGATTCGCTCCCTGGGTTAGATCTGTTTCCGaagaaggcagagtgagagatAGGGAAGGCTGAATAGCAAGCCAAGTCTCAGGGACAGGGTCTGTGGTGACCTCAGTTGTATCTTCTCTCGCGTTGTTGCTCCGCTGTAGTTCAGTTTTCTTCCCCAAGGTCAAGTCCTCATCAGAGACCGCATAACCAAGCTGGGGAAGCGGGATCTCCGACAGCAGGTTCTCAGGGCTAGACGGCAGCTGTGGAATCTTTTGATTTTGCTGCCCAGAACTTCCAGATGCTCCTGAGGACTCAAAATCTGATACCAGTGGGACTGGAGAGTAAGGCCGatgatcaatttttttcttttttattggccACTCTGGTGTCTCGAATGATACACTGGGAATACTTCTTTTCCAAGGGTCTGAGAAATTTCTGGAAGAGCTGTAAGAGCTGGAAATAGCATTCCTTTTGGAGCTGAGGGGGCCACCTCTGTATATGCTGGCCAAGGAGTTCATGGAGGAGCAACTGGGTCTCTTAGTCAAGCTGTGATCCGAGCTCCAGGAATGGAGACTTCTCTTCAGCGGCCCAGGCCTGGGCACAAAAGAAGTGAGGGTTCCATTTTTCATCAGAGGCTTAAATGCAGATGGTCTGGTCTCTGGACTCCTTCTCTTACTGTCCAAGCCCTCAGGGAATAGTGGTTCTTCCAacctccctttcccttttctgcaCTCTCTGAGGGCCCTCAACACTGTCTCCTTTGAACACGGATCTGAGGGCTCCTCAGAGGGTGGGGGTCCTGCAAGGGCAATTACATCTTCAGGAGAAGTGGAAGGGGACACCCTCTCGTCAGGAGGAGTGATCTTGATGGTCACTGGGCTCCAAATTGGCCTAGGATGTCGAAGAGACCAAATAGTCCGCTTTAAGTAAGTTTCCCACCAGTCTGAAGGGAGAGGCCCCAGGGTGGAATTCTGGGACTTCTTCATGGGAAAGCGCCTCCAAGCCTCGTTGGCCAGCCACGTGGTTGGATTGGCAGGATCCAGGTTTGGCGACCTCCTCACAGGTCTATACCGTGGGGCAGGGTGGGCGCGGTGGACGAACTGAACCCGATGAACTTGGTGAAGGGGCTGAGTTGGCCGGCGTTTCGTGGGCCTCTCGGGCAAGTCGGCGCGCACCTGGGCTGGGGATGAGGGCGAAAGTCCCAGCTTGCTCAGGAAACTGCCCATGAGGAGATATGAGGCGCAGTCAGTGGCTTCAAGCAAGGTTTTGGCTTCCGAGGTTTCGGACATCTGCACAATCGGACCGAGTCGAAGAGCGCAGTGTTCGGTTGACCGTTGGGATTCACGCGCGAGGAAAGCGCGAGTCTCAGGGCGCTTGGCACTCTCCAGACCCGGCACCCGCGGGAACGGGGGACGCGCGGGACTTCAGCAGTCCCGGTAACTTGCTTAGCTGTTTTGAGACCTCAGCGGGGCGGTCAGACGTTTTGCTCTCTCTGCAGCGAGTTACAGTACTTGGCGCGGGGAGAGGAACTCGAGAGGAAGCGCACGGCCCCTCGCCCCTGGCGTCGGCAGCGGCTGTCTGGGACCCTGTGGTCCGGATTCACCAAGTGGCGCGGAGCTGGAATCGAGTGGGTGCACAGTTTCCAGGCTGCGACTATTATGGGCCTCGAAGGTACAGGCTCAGAGGGCTCAGGGCCCCGGTGCAGATCTGTCTGCCCGCGGGATCCCCTGAGTCTGAGTGGGGAGCACTATCCGCGCCCCGCGGGGTGAGTGCGGGCGGCTTTCGCAGGTGCGCAGGACTGGAGGTCTGGACCGGTGTACCTGTGCCGTCCGGATGGCATTTGTGGCACTAGCAGTCGGGAAGGCCCCTGATTGAAGATCCCCGCGCTTCTCCCCTTCTGCAGCTCTTGACGCTGCCAGTAGATGTCAGTCATTTGCCGCACAGCCACCTTTGAGGTCCACCTGTGTCTCCCAGCGGCCAAATCCAGGTTTCCTTCCTGTTCGCACTTGGAAAACTCATGGCGATTGCCATCAGGAGTGGCCTCAGAGATCCGGAGTGGACGAACGGGAAATCGCGTCTTACGGCCCAGAACCTGAGCCCTCCACAAACACTCGGCTCAGTCCCTTGCTCAGGCCACCTCCTGTTctcttctgctctgtgaaaggcactgttaagagagtgaaaagacacgCCACagactggagaaaatatttgcataatagGTATGTATCTGCTGAAGCACTGGTATACAAAACATACATAGAATGTTAAAACTCATAATAAGGTAaaaaattaatgggcaaaatatctgaacagaaaCCCcgccaaagaagatatacagatggtaaaCAGTGTAAAAGGATGCTAAACATATGCTATATGTCAATGTTTAGCTATATATAACTAAACATCAGTAAATACTACTGATTGCAATTTAAACATCAGTAAGATactataattaaaaattgaacATCAGTAAGATATTACTACACACCTATTCAATTGGCTAAAATTCAAAACACCACATGCTAAGGAGGAGGTGGAGCAACAGGTACTCTCATTCATTACTGATGATAATGCAAAATGGTACATCCACGTTGGAGGacactgtggcaatttcttacaaagctaaaacACAGTCCTACAATACAATTCAACCACCACAATCCATATGTTCATCCAAATGAGCTTAAAGTGAGTGTCCACATAAggacttgcacatgaatgtttatagaagttttattcataattgcaaaaattggaagcaaccaagaaGTCCTTCAACAGGCAAATGAATAAACTATGGCATaaccatacagtggaatattattcaacattaaaaagaaatgcactGTCAAGTCATGAAAAGATATAGAGGAACCTAAAACCCACATTGCTAAGTGAATGGAAccatctgaaaaggctacatatgaCTTCAAATACATGACAGTCcggaaaaggcaaaacaatagaGATAGCAAAGAGAGTGCAACAGTGGTTTCAGGAGAGGAGGTAAAGAAATGTGGAATACCATTAAGCACACCAACATACACAAAATGAAAGCACtaggaaaggagacagagaaaggagtAGAAAAAATTGTCAAAGAGagtggctgaaaacttcccaatctaattgaaaaacattaatctacaCATCCAGAAAGCTCAACGAATTCTACATAGGATTATACAAAGAGTTCCACAAAGAGACATGTCAAGTAAAAGCACTGAAAGACAAAGAcgaagagaaaatcttgaaagtagtaagagaaaaatgactcatcaCTTACAGAAGAACCCTAAACAAATTAATGACTGACTTCTCATGTGAAACAATGGAGGCCAGAGGCAGTGGAATAAGAtattcttattctctctctctttttttttttttttgagatggagtctcgctctgttgtccagactggagtgcagtggcgcaatcttggctcactgcaaactctgcctcccaggttcacaccattctcctgcctcagcctcccgagagtagctgggactacaggtcctgCCTgtacgcctgccaccacgcctggctaatctttttgtatttttagtagagatggggtttcactgtgttagccacgatggtctcgatctcctgacctcgtgatccacccacctcagcctccaaaagtgctgggattacaggcgtgagccaccgcgcccggcaggataAGATATTCAAAGTGTTCAACAAAAAATACTGTCAGCCCAAAGTTCTATATCTAGCAAAGCTACCTTTCAAAAACGAAAGCAAAATAGACATtcccacataaacaaaaactgaatttGTTGTTAGAAGATCTGTCttagaaatactaaaggaaattcttcagaCTGAAGGTGACACTATATGGTAAttcaaatacacatttaaaacaaGAGCACTGGTAAGGATAATCACGTAATTATAAAAGACAGTATAAATGTGTACTTAACTGATTCAAAAAGTAATTGTACAAAACAATATGCATATTATGCATCTGGGAGCCTAtagcatatagaaatgtaatatatatgcTAATTTATTTGGATTTGTTTTATGCAAAAGGAGGTGGGTGAGAAGAAAGCTGCACTGGGCTAAGGAAATAACTTAAGACAAATTTATAGGAATAAACAAAGAaaccagaaatgataaataagaaGATTAATATAGAATAagctctctctttatatatatatatacacacacacatattttttctcctcttgtttctctcagcttatttaaaacacataaaattacataaagtaataattgtaataatgtTAGGTTTGTAATATTTATAGTTGTAATATGTATAACAATAATATGattaaaagggagaaataggagaAAGAGCTATATGGGAGTGAGATTTTTATATCTCACTGAAATTAAGTTAGTATAAATctgaagaaataattcaaaatttataGTGGAAAAACCATCAAAGAGATTAAATGctacagtataaaatatttacttaatgcaAAAATGGAATATAGGAGGAATAGAAGAACCAAAAGGCATgagacatacagaaaataaaaagtaaataccaGACAAATCCAAATATAGCAGTAatataattgtaataataatattacatgtacatatattaagCAAGtcaatcaaaaggcagagattgtcagggTGGATAAAGAAACAGTATTCAACTATCTTTTGTCTAGAGAAGacaccatttacatttaaagatacaagtaaattgaaagtaaaaggatgtaAAACATATGTCATGCAACTTCATCCAAAAAAAGCTGTAATGGCTATACTAATAGAAAAAgtagactttaaaacaaataatgctACTAGGGACAAGTAAGGACAAAAAGGGCTAATCCATCAGGAAGATATCATAATTATAAACATCTATGCAATTAATAAGAACACCAAAATACATAAGACAAAAgtgacagaaatgaagaaaaaaatagacaatgcAAAAATAATAGTTGGAATCCTCagccccactttcaataatgaatagaaCAACTACAAAATAGATCAGTAGAGAAACACAAGACCTGAAGAATGCTATAAACCCAACTAgacctaacaaatatttatagaatctCCATTAAACAGcagcagaatgtacattcttctcaagagcatatggaacattctctgAGACAGATCCTATGCTAGGTCATAAAACAAATCCAAATAAATTGAAACGGATAGAAATAATGCAAATTATGTTGTCTGATCATGATGGaatgaaatcagaaatcaaacacagagaaatttaaaaatccacaaatatgtggaaattaaatttctaaatagCCAGTgggttaaagaagaaatattaaggtaaattagaaaatacttcagataaatgaaaataaagaaacaacataccaaaacttacggGATTCAGGTAAATTAgggtttagaggaaaatttatagctataaatgcccatattaaaaaagaagaaagatatcaAATGAGTAAACTAAGTTTTCACCTTAAGACACTGGAAAAAGACCAAACTAAACAGAAGCAAAATTCAGGATAACAGTGAAATTAATGGAATTAGtaatagaaaaatgtaaagaaaatcaatgaaatgaaaaactaGCTCttcgaaaagatcaacaaaattagcaaacctttagctagactgtccaagaaaaaaagagaaccgAAATTATTGGAACCCAAAAATGAAAGAGTGAACATTACTACTAACCATATAGAAACAAAAAGACTATAAAGGAATGCTGTGAAAAACTGTATGCCAAAACATTAGATAACTTAGATGGAACAGACAAATCCCTGTAATAATGCGAACTACTGAAACTGACTtcagaagaaatagacaatctgaatacatctataataaataaagagataaattagtaataaaaaaactatatacaaataaatgtccAGACCTAGATGGCTTCagtgttgaattctaccaaacacttaaaagaattaataccaactcttcacaaactcttccaaaaaacagaaaaggagggaACACTTCTCAACTCATTCTACGAGGCCAGTACCAGTATCCttataccaaaaccaggcaaagccatcacaagaaaactacagaccaatatttcttatgaatacagacataaaaatactcaacaaaacaCCAGCAATATGAATCCAACAACATGTAAAAAGAATTAGATATCAtcaccaagtgggatttatcccagaagTGCAAGAtagttttaaattctgaaaatcaggtaatgtgatacacCATGTCAacagaataaaacccaaaaaccacatgatcatctcaaaagatgaagaaatgcatctgacaaaaattaaacactctttcatgataaaaagtctcaacaaactagaaatagaagggaatttcTTCAACCCCAAAAATGCATCTACAATTGCATGGAACCCTTGAAAAACTAGAACGAAGTTGaaagactcacacttcctgatttcaaaatttactataaagcaacagtaattaaaacaatgttGCACTGCCATAAGAATAAACATATAGACGAATGGAATCTGCAGTTGAGAagtcagaaataaacccttatgTCTATGGTCAACTGACTTTTTCCAAGAGTCCAAGActattcaatgggaaaagaacagtctttccaacaaatggtgcCGGGACAAATTGATAGATatgtgcaaaagaataaagtttgacacttacctcacaccatatacaaaaattgactcaatgGATTAAAGAGCTAAATacaagagctaaaattataaaacccaATATTTGGGAAACCACTGCCTTATAGAAAGCTTATACATTTGTACTACAAGGCAAATAcaggaatgtttatagcagtattatttagaatataaaaaatcTGGAAGGTATCTGAATGTGtattcacaaaaacaaacaccagaaaataaataaattaattgtgATATACCTGTG contains:
- the POM121L2 gene encoding POM121-like protein 2 yields the protein MSETSEAKTLLEATDCASYLLMGSFLSKLGLSPSSPAQVRADLPERPTKRRPTQPLHQVHRVQFVHRAHPAPRYRPVRRSPNLDPANPTTWLANEAWRRFPMKKSQNSTLGPLPSDWWETYLKRTIWSLRHPRPIWSPVTIKITPPDERVSPSTSPEDVIALAGPPPSEEPSDPCSKETVLRALRECRKGKGRLEEPLFPEGLDSKRRSPETRPSAFKPLMKNGTLTSFVPRPGPLKRSLHSWSSDHSLTKRPSCSSMNSLASIYRGGPLSSKRNAISSSYSSSRNFSDPWKRSIPSVSFETPEWPIKKKKIDHRPYSPVPLVSDFESSGASGSSGQQNQKIPQLPSSPENLLSEIPLPQLGYAVSDEDLTLGKKTELQRSNNAREDTTEVTTDPVPETWLAIQPSLSLTLPSSETDLTQGANPQLQNLTKMQKSLGPLTSPQSTGEATSVAHSPLKTPSLPTPPGCSQSELLPGTSPDSKPTATFILLTPTSPTSPVTDTIWLPSTFQADRSPMPPDPPAPPTIQSTLLGMVSSPTPHLSASAPPDATSVHLMLKPILGPLRNSEIGGSSYSKISVTAAASLSSSLSTTQGTLTPTFKPIFGSIDPLKTMPMIAPFSSKQTPPPFTHASTHHFHGLVKATTVVMPTTLASTSKDSVFKPPLDFGVVNVTGAIGNTYSVPSTCNTFLLRTAQAFRADFTPATGFIFPPHHRPTIPTVHTVTIFTQVLSSAVQISPRSSTANFRSVGSPLPASALVSTNWPASSPSVSSLTPAITSPLGSSSRPPFPLSQGANLQPAFGATDGQKQGPSQPALTPSVSSSFLFGSSAVALPTPVPTPAQPAFISTTQSALGCLIPSASTSQTPASTWPGIGSIPAGFPISQASTTGFRIVIQTHQSGAFGSVFGSRAPRPFAFGGFVTPMDCDESGIRMTGPDMSSTSGAFSIGALPSGTTSTMIPYGKGWSQNTQGLPSHSTAFALGRASISARKIMAPIAQSTPVPGQAKAGSSVDFGMPFPPAQGSVGRGPFRSSASSFSMGTKSKTSKNREQGHSRRHHAYKK